One genomic region from Anguilla rostrata isolate EN2019 chromosome 2, ASM1855537v3, whole genome shotgun sequence encodes:
- the npm3 gene encoding nucleoplasmin-3 isoform X2: MAFMEDESSGSGRVGRTRMESYFFSCELSSQVPFYTFQGDEDENVEHYLDIRTVCLGTGAKEESNVVEVTALNHRGKKVSVPVANLHVSCLPMVSMGEFEVKAPVTFRLKSGTGPVCVSGLHLIVQFQNHTGFGSQISQQSCKAVV, translated from the exons ATGGCGTTCATGGAGGACGAATCGTCGGGGAGTGGGAGGGTAGGTCGAACAAGAATGGAAAGCTATTTTTTCA GTTGTGAGTTGTCCTCCCAAGTCCCGTTCTACACGTTTCAAGGAGACGAAGATGAAAATGTAGAACATTATTTGGATATCCGGACG GTCTGTCTGGGAACTGGAGCAAAAGAAGAGAGCAACGTAGTGGAGGTGACAGCCCTGAATCACCGGGGGAAGAAAGTCTCTGTGCCGGTGGCCAACCTTCACGTTTCCTGCCTGCCCATG GTGAGCATGGGGGAGTTTGAGGTGAAGGCCCCTGTGACTTTCAGGCTCAAGTCTGGAACGGGACCCGTCTGTGTGAGCGGGCTTCATCTCATTG TACAATTCCAAAACCACACCGGTTTTGGCAGCCAGATCTCACAGCAGTCCTGTAAAGCTGTGGTTTAA
- the npm3 gene encoding nucleoplasmin-3 isoform X1, giving the protein MAFMEDESSGSGRVGRTRMESYFFSCELSSQVPFYTFQGDEDENVEHYLDIRTVCLGTGAKEESNVVEVTALNHRGKKVSVPVANLHVSCLPMVSMGEFEVKAPVTFRLKSGTGPVCVSGLHLIAFEDDSDSEVSEDLEEIDDDIIPIKPAKKQKL; this is encoded by the exons ATGGCGTTCATGGAGGACGAATCGTCGGGGAGTGGGAGGGTAGGTCGAACAAGAATGGAAAGCTATTTTTTCA GTTGTGAGTTGTCCTCCCAAGTCCCGTTCTACACGTTTCAAGGAGACGAAGATGAAAATGTAGAACATTATTTGGATATCCGGACG GTCTGTCTGGGAACTGGAGCAAAAGAAGAGAGCAACGTAGTGGAGGTGACAGCCCTGAATCACCGGGGGAAGAAAGTCTCTGTGCCGGTGGCCAACCTTCACGTTTCCTGCCTGCCCATG GTGAGCATGGGGGAGTTTGAGGTGAAGGCCCCTGTGACTTTCAGGCTCAAGTCTGGAACGGGACCCGTCTGTGTGAGCGGGCTTCATCTCATTG cCTTTGAGGATGATTCAGACTCTGAGGTATCAGAGGATTTGGAAGAGattgatgatgacatcatccccaTCAAGCCAGCGAAGAAGCAGAAGCTCTGA
- the sfxn2 gene encoding sideroflexin-2, with translation MALGSFDIDAPRWDQSTFMGRLKHFFNITDWRTALLPDAKLDEAKALVDSCRAGTLPPGTTEEQLHYAKKLYDSAFHPDTGDRMNLIGRMSFQVPGGMAITGFMLQFYRTVPAVVFWQWVNQSFNALVNYTNRNAASPITPKQIGVAYVTATSTALATAVGLNLYTKKAPPLVARWVPFAAVAAANCVNIPMMRQQEILSGIAVTDENGNKLGHSRRAAVKGITQVVISRVTMAAPGMIILPIIMQRLERYKWMQRITFLHGPLQVMMVGVFLVFMVPAACSLFPQRCSMAVANLEPELRNSIVSQYGEGIRYVYFNKGL, from the exons ATGGCCCTGGGCAGCTTTGACATCGACGCCCCCCGCTGGGACCAGTCCACCTTCATGGGGCGGCTCAAGCACTTCTTCAACATCACCGACTGGCGCACTGCCCTGCTGCCCGACGCCAAGCTGGACGAGGCCAAGGCCCTGGTCGACAGTTGCAG GGCGGGAACACTGCCCCCTGGCACCACCGAGGAGCAGCTGCACTACGCGAAGAAGCTGTACGACTCGGCCTTCCACCCCGACACGGGCGACCGCATGAACCTCATCGGCAGGATGTCCTTCCAGGTGCCTGGTGGAATGGCCATCACCGGCTTCATGCTGCAGTTCTACAG GACGGTTCCAGCTGTGGTGTTCTGGCAGTGGGTCAACCAGTCCTTCAACGCCCTGGTCAATTACACCAACCGCAACGCTGCCTCTCCCATCACCCCCAA ACAAATTGGGGTGGCATATGTAACAGCCACCAGCACTGCCCTGGCCACAGCTGTTGGACTGAACCTGTACACCAAG AAAGCGCCCCCTCTGGTGGCTCGATGGGTTCCCTTTGCCGCTGTGGCTGCTGCCAACTGCGTCAACATCCCCATGATGAGGCAGCA ggAGATCCTCAGTGGCATTGCTGTCACAGACGAGAACGGGAACAAGCTGGGGCACTCCCGG aGAGCAGCTGTGAAGGGCATCACACAGGTGGTCATCTCTCGCGTAACCATGGCAGCCCCAGGCATGA tcATCCTGCCCATTATAATGCAGAGACTGGAGAGATACAAATGGATGCAG AGAATAACATTTCTCCATGGACCATTGCAAGTGATGATGGTGGGAGTCTT CCTCGTCTTCATGGTGCCTGCTGCCTGCTCTCTATTTCCCCAGAGATG CTCGATGGCCGTCGCTAATCTGGAGCCTGAGCTAAGGAATTCCATCGTCTCCCAGTATGGCGAAGGCATCCGCTATGTCTACTTCAACAAGGGTCTATGA
- the arl3b gene encoding ADP-ribosylation factor-like protein 3 isoform X1 — MGLLSILRKLKSSPDQEVRILLLGLDNGGKTTLLKQLASEDISHITPTQGFNIKSVQSQGFKLNVWDIGGQRKIRPYWRNYFENTDMLIYVIDSADRKRFDETGQELAELLDEEKLSGVPVLIFANKQDLLTAAPASEIAEGLNLHIIRDRLWQIQSCSALTGEGIQEGMNWVCKSVNAKKK; from the exons ATG GGTCTGTTGTCCATCCTGCGTAAGCTGAAGAGCTCCCCAGATCAGGAGGTGCGCATCCTGTTACTGGGCCTGGACAATGGCGGCAAGACCACCCTTCTAAAGCAGCTGGCATCTGAGGACATCAGCCATATCACCCCCACACAG GGTTTTAACATCAAGAGTGTTCAGTCTCAGGGCTTCAAGCTGAACGTTTGGGACATCGGAGGGCAGAGGAAGATCAGGCCCTACTGGAGGAACTACTTTGAGAACACAGACATGCTT atttatgtCATTGACAGTGCTGATCGAAAGAGGTTTGATGAAACTGGACAG GAGCTGGCCGAGCTGCTGGACGAGGAGAAGCTAAGCGGCGTCCCGGTCCTGATCTTCGCCAACAAGCAGGACCTGCTGACGGCGGCTCCGGCCTCCGAGATCGCCGAGGGCCTCAACCTGCACATCATCCGGGACCGACTGTGGCAGATCCAATCCTGCTCCGCCCTGACCGGAGAGGGCATCCAG GAAGGCATGAACTGGGTCTGCAAGAGCGTCAATGCTAAGAAGAAGTAG
- the arl3b gene encoding ADP-ribosylation factor-like protein 3 isoform X2 yields the protein MLIYVIDSADRKRFDETGQELAELLDEEKLSGVPVLIFANKQDLLTAAPASEIAEGLNLHIIRDRLWQIQSCSALTGEGIQEGMNWVCKSVNAKKK from the exons ATGCTT atttatgtCATTGACAGTGCTGATCGAAAGAGGTTTGATGAAACTGGACAG GAGCTGGCCGAGCTGCTGGACGAGGAGAAGCTAAGCGGCGTCCCGGTCCTGATCTTCGCCAACAAGCAGGACCTGCTGACGGCGGCTCCGGCCTCCGAGATCGCCGAGGGCCTCAACCTGCACATCATCCGGGACCGACTGTGGCAGATCCAATCCTGCTCCGCCCTGACCGGAGAGGGCATCCAG GAAGGCATGAACTGGGTCTGCAAGAGCGTCAATGCTAAGAAGAAGTAG